A segment of the Aureliella helgolandensis genome:
GCATCTAGAAAGATAACATGTCCAGGCACGTCCCGGGGGCGTGAGCGACAAAAAGAACCTGGAGAACCGCTCAGGTGGAATCGGCTCGCGTTCCAGCCAGCCGAGTCCAGGCGATCGACGACCGCCGGTAAGCCGTTATGCTAGGCGGTCGGTTGCAATGTGATATTGAGGGTCTTCCGAGACGTTGATCTCGACCAAATCTCCCGCCTTATCCAGTAGTGTCCGACACTCTTTGCTGAGGTGCGTTAGGTGGAGACGCTTTCCAAGGCTCTCATATTTCTCCGCCAGAGAATTGATCGCTTCCAGTCCCGATTGGTCGTAGACTCGCGTGTAGTAGAAATCAATGACGACGTCATCGGGATCGTTGGCGACATCGAACATGTCTTTGAATGAGGATACCGACGCAAAGAAGAGCGGACCGTGTAGTTGGTAGATCTTGTTGCCGAACTCATTGTGCTTCACATCGGCGCCCATGTGCGTGGCGTGCTGCCAGGCAAAAACGAGGGCTGAGACGATAACTCCCAGGATCACAGCGGATGCGAGATCATGCATGACGACCGTGTAACCCGCCACTAAGACCATCACGAAGACGTCGCTGCGAGGCATGCGTCGGAACATCTTCAGCGATGCCCACTCGAAGGTCCCAATTACGACCATGAACATGACGCCCACGAGTGCTGCCATAGGAATTTGCTCGATCAGCGGGGCTAGGAAGAGCACGAAGGCCAACAGGCAAACAGCTGCTGTGATACCCGACAGACGCCCACGGCCTCCAGAGTTCACGTTGATCAATGATTGACCGATCATCGCACAACCACCCATCCCGCCGAACAGACCGCAGACCAAGTTGGCTGCACCCTGACCGATACACTCGCGATTACCTTTGCCACGGGTCTCTGTAATTTCATCGATCAGGGTTAGCGTCATGAGCGACTCGATCAACCCCACGCCGCACAGAACAATGGCATAGGGAAAGATGATCCATAATGTAACTAGATTGAAGGGGACTAGCTCGTGCTCTAGGAAAAAGAGCGTCGGGAGTCCACCGCTAATTCCAACGTCTGCAACTTCCGCGGGCTCGGCTTTGCCTTCGGCCTCCACGATCGGATCCGTGGTGGATTGCGCTGGTACATTGAGACTCACTAGCAGGCTCTGCGGGGATTCGGCTTGCTCATCGCCTTGAGGAGTTTCCGTGGGAACTTGTGCATGACCGTGCGCTGGCGCGGGATTCAACGCTGCTGCTTGGGTATTGGTCCGCAGCATATCTCCAACCGTCGCCAGAACGTTGTCGCCCGACTCCGTCTTCATGGCATTGTTGATTGCTAAGGACAAACAAGAAACAGCCAGAATGGCTACCAGCGATGCTGGTACCGCCGTGGTGAGTTTGGGGAGTAACCAGATGATCGCCATCGTTAGTGCCACGAGAGCCAACATGATCAACAGCGGTGTGCCGGTGAGGTAGACCAAGGTACCGCTCGCCGATAGCGTCTTGAAGCTTCCGAGTTGTGCCATGCCGATGACGATGGCCAATCCATTAACGAATCCCAGCATCACAGGGTGCGGGACCATCCGAATTAGTTTTCCTAGTCGACCAAGGCCGACAGCCATTTGCAATAGTCCACAGAGGATGACGGTGGGAAAGAGGTATTCCACCCCATGCTGGGCTACTAGGGCCACCACAACGACGGCCATGGCACCGGTGGCGCCAGAGATCATTCCGGGACGGCCTCCAACGATGGCGGTAATCAGTCCAAGGAAAAATGCTGAATAGAGTCCGATTAAGGGCGAGACACCTGCCACGAATGCAAAGGCGATTGCCTCGGGCACGAGTGCCAGGGAAACCGTCAATCCCGAGAGAACATCATTCTTGATCGAACCCGATTGTTGGCGAAAAAAATTCAGCATTGGGAATCCAAAAGTGTAAGGCCGCACCCAAGCGTTGGGGGGCAGAGGAAGCGAGGGTTCCTCTAGCGTTCTTGTCTTAGTTTTCGTTGATAAAGCTTGCCCGCTGTGACGCGAGGCGAGACCGTTTATCAACACTTCTCAGGTCGGACTATAGTGAGAAGAGGGATTCGGTCAATGCAGTATTGCCGACGCGGGACAATGCGCCGGAGGCGACACTCTCGCTCTTGGCGGGCAGCTAGCGTCCTAGCGGTTTCGTGCTTGCCGCTAAGAGCACGGGGAGGCAAGGCATTCCACCTGTAAGTGCAGGTTTCCATCCTTAAGACGGCTTGGCGCAGAATTCAGAACTCGGCGATTTATTCGCAAAATTGTTGGATTGCAACGATCTTTCCACTTGGGGCAAGCTGGCTGGGTTTTCCGAATTGGTTGTGGCTAACGTGCCGAGAACTCTTTGTGCGGAATCGCATATTTCTGTGCTACGTTTCACAAACCAGCTAGCCGAGTGTGCCAATCCGCCAGAACGACGCCTGCTGCGAATCCCCACCGATGATTTTGAGAGGAGAGATTGATGTTTGCTAAAATCCTTGTCCCTTCGACCCTAGCGCTGCTACTTAGCCTATCCTCTGGCTTGGCTGCGAATTGCAGTGCTGGCGAACCAGCTTGGACGAACCATGTGCTCAAGCGTGGCGTAGATCGACAGGTCACCAACGCCACCGATATTTTGGAACGCCCCTATCGCCCATTGCATTTCTATGGCAATACTG
Coding sequences within it:
- a CDS encoding SulP family inorganic anion transporter, with amino-acid sequence MLNFFRQQSGSIKNDVLSGLTVSLALVPEAIAFAFVAGVSPLIGLYSAFFLGLITAIVGGRPGMISGATGAMAVVVVALVAQHGVEYLFPTVILCGLLQMAVGLGRLGKLIRMVPHPVMLGFVNGLAIVIGMAQLGSFKTLSASGTLVYLTGTPLLIMLALVALTMAIIWLLPKLTTAVPASLVAILAVSCLSLAINNAMKTESGDNVLATVGDMLRTNTQAAALNPAPAHGHAQVPTETPQGDEQAESPQSLLVSLNVPAQSTTDPIVEAEGKAEPAEVADVGISGGLPTLFFLEHELVPFNLVTLWIIFPYAIVLCGVGLIESLMTLTLIDEITETRGKGNRECIGQGAANLVCGLFGGMGGCAMIGQSLINVNSGGRGRLSGITAAVCLLAFVLFLAPLIEQIPMAALVGVMFMVVIGTFEWASLKMFRRMPRSDVFVMVLVAGYTVVMHDLASAVILGVIVSALVFAWQHATHMGADVKHNEFGNKIYQLHGPLFFASVSSFKDMFDVANDPDDVVIDFYYTRVYDQSGLEAINSLAEKYESLGKRLHLTHLSKECRTLLDKAGDLVEINVSEDPQYHIATDRLA